From Thermogladius calderae 1633, a single genomic window includes:
- a CDS encoding glutamine synthetase family protein, protein MAGRLRKVTLRIDGDPLLLEGLETIVDGSSLLGFLRVEESDLLVKPVSSRPIVTGYVEGKHFISGLYKDKNTRYNKDPRFVAERLVEYLKEVELEARVGVELEFYIVESVESRLTPVSQSLNVKPIGEADYPQSSLWFVKTYDSPGEDKVGKLLGRVLAELERNELYFSKVHRENGPRGQVEVSTPAGTPIETADFVQHFKYMARVVGGREGFRPVFLAKPFPDDYGSGMHVHVSLWQGASNIFEEEGKLSDEALYFIGGLLEHARSLAAFTNPTVNSYRRLVEGFEAPVYVSWGLGNRTTAIRVPTQHQGRVEYRPPDPTSNPYLSISAIIMAGLDGIRKKISPSEPTSRNLFEEAAGWGTGGRVLPRSLEEALEELEADNDYLQPVFDRELLESYIELKKREAKAFRSYPTPVDYLFYLEY, encoded by the coding sequence TTGGCGGGAAGGCTTAGGAAAGTTACTCTGAGAATAGACGGGGACCCGTTGCTCCTTGAGGGTTTAGAGACAATAGTCGACGGCTCTAGTTTACTTGGCTTCCTGAGAGTCGAGGAGAGCGACCTACTAGTTAAGCCCGTGTCGAGTAGACCTATTGTGACGGGATACGTTGAGGGCAAGCATTTCATATCTGGCCTCTACAAGGACAAGAATACGAGGTATAATAAAGACCCGAGATTCGTAGCAGAGCGACTCGTCGAGTACCTTAAGGAGGTGGAGCTCGAGGCACGTGTTGGCGTGGAGCTGGAGTTCTATATTGTTGAGTCGGTGGAGTCCAGGCTTACACCCGTATCTCAGAGCCTTAACGTTAAACCAATAGGAGAGGCGGACTATCCCCAGTCCTCGCTGTGGTTTGTCAAGACTTACGACTCTCCTGGAGAGGACAAAGTAGGCAAGCTATTGGGTAGAGTCCTGGCGGAGCTCGAGAGAAACGAGCTCTACTTCAGTAAAGTCCACAGGGAGAACGGGCCTAGAGGGCAAGTAGAAGTCTCGACGCCCGCCGGGACACCTATCGAAACCGCCGACTTCGTCCAGCACTTCAAGTACATGGCAAGAGTAGTGGGGGGTAGAGAGGGGTTCAGGCCGGTCTTTCTCGCAAAGCCGTTTCCAGACGACTACGGTAGTGGAATGCACGTCCATGTAAGCCTTTGGCAGGGCGCCTCCAACATATTCGAGGAGGAGGGAAAGTTAAGCGACGAAGCGCTCTACTTCATAGGGGGTCTACTAGAGCACGCGAGGAGCCTGGCGGCCTTCACTAACCCAACAGTCAACAGCTACAGGCGGCTCGTGGAAGGCTTCGAAGCACCAGTCTACGTGTCTTGGGGCCTAGGTAACAGGACTACGGCTATAAGGGTTCCAACCCAGCACCAGGGCAGAGTCGAGTACAGGCCGCCCGACCCCACGTCTAACCCTTACCTCTCGATCTCGGCTATCATCATGGCCGGTCTAGACGGTATCAGGAAGAAAATAAGCCCGAGTGAGCCGACGTCGCGTAACCTGTTCGAGGAGGCAGCGGGCTGGGGTACTGGTGGCAGGGTGCTCCCGAGAAGTTTGGAGGAGGCTTTAGAAGAGCTTGAGGCGGACAACGACTACCTGCAACCGGTCTTCGACCGCGAACTACTAGAGTCCTACATCGAGTTGAAGAAGAGAGAGGCGAAAGCCTTCAGGTCTTACCCGACACCCGTGGACTACTTGTTCTACCTCGAGTATTGA
- a CDS encoding ERCC4 domain-containing protein, translated as MSHLLLTPVDVIIDSREDSKHPDFRRALSVRGMRVAVQPLPAGDFLLLAPPDKQCILVERKTVDDLANSIRDNRIWEQSKLLREAAEKDGHQPLIVVEGWIGALEKYRGWKIQSVLRVLDTLMLDFRIPVLNTPNAEATIEWIVAKSKSLGETKDKRVLRMRVEKKPMDLNERILYVVEGLAGPTIARRLLSHFKTIRNLANATISDLLKVEGVGEKRAQEIYAVLNTPWRES; from the coding sequence TTGAGCCATCTTCTGCTAACTCCTGTAGACGTGATAATAGACAGTAGAGAGGACTCCAAGCACCCCGACTTCAGGAGGGCTCTGAGCGTGCGGGGGATGAGGGTCGCTGTCCAACCCCTTCCAGCGGGTGACTTCCTACTGCTCGCGCCCCCCGACAAGCAGTGTATCCTGGTTGAGAGGAAGACTGTGGACGACTTGGCCAACAGTATTAGGGACAACAGGATATGGGAGCAGTCCAAGCTCTTACGCGAGGCGGCAGAGAAAGACGGGCACCAGCCCCTCATAGTAGTCGAGGGCTGGATCGGCGCCCTGGAGAAGTACAGGGGTTGGAAGATACAGAGCGTCCTGAGAGTTTTAGACACACTTATGCTGGACTTCAGGATACCCGTACTCAACACGCCTAATGCTGAAGCCACTATCGAGTGGATTGTGGCGAAGTCTAAAAGCCTCGGGGAGACCAAGGACAAGAGGGTCTTGAGGATGAGGGTCGAGAAGAAGCCCATGGACTTGAACGAGAGGATCCTCTACGTTGTCGAGGGTCTAGCCGGTCCGACCATTGCCAGGAGGCTACTCTCCCACTTTAAGACGATCAGGAATCTAGCGAACGCCACCATATCCGACTTGCTGAAAGTCGAGGGTGTAGGTGAGAAGAGAGCACAGGAGATATACGCGGTCTTGAACACTCCTTGGAGGGAGTCGTAG
- a CDS encoding MraY family glycosyltransferase: protein MDAITLLFTLLSALVSFVSSLVGVKWWIGRAHAIGFVGRDMNKPGHVEVAEAGGVWVSLGVALGLLTFIGLETYVLNDQDLFKEYVSLALLLFMSGYLGFLDDVLGWKKGLRALYRVLLMAPISLPLVILKVGIPTITLPLIGTVDLGLIYYLVLIPVGVTGASNGFNMLAGYNGLEATQGVLLVLFSGLLGLIKGFDGLFTASLIMAAGIAGFLVFNRYPAKVFPGNTFTYATGAYFAALAILFKTVKFSLALFTLYFVELVLFLRGLRDGVYKENFGKPLPDGTLLPPYDKSYSLTHAALKALVKIKGRAREPDVVVFIALLQALIGVATLALSALGLLS, encoded by the coding sequence TTGGACGCGATTACACTACTCTTCACTCTCCTATCCGCGTTGGTGTCCTTTGTCAGCTCCCTCGTTGGCGTGAAGTGGTGGATAGGTAGAGCCCACGCGATCGGTTTCGTGGGTAGAGACATGAACAAGCCAGGGCACGTAGAGGTGGCCGAGGCCGGCGGCGTTTGGGTCTCGCTAGGCGTGGCACTAGGGCTCCTGACCTTCATAGGACTGGAGACCTACGTCTTGAACGACCAAGACCTCTTTAAGGAGTACGTTTCGCTCGCATTACTGCTCTTCATGTCAGGTTACCTCGGTTTCCTCGACGACGTACTGGGCTGGAAGAAAGGGTTGAGGGCACTCTACAGGGTCTTACTCATGGCCCCTATCTCACTACCGCTCGTCATTCTCAAAGTGGGTATACCGACCATAACACTACCATTGATAGGTACCGTAGACCTCGGGCTGATCTACTACCTCGTACTGATACCCGTCGGCGTGACTGGGGCTAGCAACGGGTTTAACATGCTGGCAGGCTACAACGGGCTTGAAGCCACACAGGGGGTCCTGCTAGTCCTGTTCTCGGGACTACTCGGCTTAATTAAAGGGTTCGACGGCTTGTTCACAGCGTCGCTGATAATGGCGGCTGGGATAGCTGGTTTCCTAGTATTCAACAGGTATCCCGCCAAGGTCTTCCCGGGCAATACCTTCACGTACGCTACCGGCGCGTACTTTGCCGCACTAGCTATCCTGTTCAAGACCGTGAAATTCTCTCTAGCCCTCTTCACTCTCTACTTCGTCGAGCTAGTGCTGTTCTTGAGGGGGTTGAGAGATGGTGTCTACAAGGAGAACTTCGGGAAGCCCCTACCTGACGGGACCCTGCTACCCCCCTACGACAAGTCCTATAGCCTCACTCACGCCGCCCTGAAGGCGTTGGTCAAGATTAAGGGGAGAGCCAGGGAGCCCGACGTTGTCGTGTTTATCGCGCTACTCCAGGCTCTGATCGGGGTTGCAACACTAGCGTTGAGTGCGTTGGGCCTGCTTTCCTAG
- the upp gene encoding uracil phosphoribosyltransferase — protein MGELVLIDNPLAKYYLSVLRDKNTTPRSYRDAVRKLGFIVGYEVSRRLKWGRLFVETGLAKAEGVYPSRPVYIIGVLGASIPMMHGIWDALPWAGLGLVGARRRVVDGELEVEIFYERIASDLAVYTTIVVDPTLASGKTMTKVVELVSERGGRDIIAATILASKRGLEYFWSRHPGVPVYAIEVDPLLDHRFFIVPGIGDAGDRSLTPDYVTKY, from the coding sequence TTGGGAGAGCTTGTTTTAATAGATAACCCGCTCGCGAAGTACTACTTGAGCGTTCTAAGAGACAAGAACACGACGCCGAGGTCCTATAGAGACGCCGTCAGGAAGCTAGGCTTCATAGTCGGCTACGAGGTTTCTAGGAGGCTGAAGTGGGGGCGGCTTTTCGTCGAGACGGGCCTCGCCAAGGCTGAAGGAGTCTACCCTTCGAGACCCGTCTACATAATAGGTGTGCTTGGTGCCTCGATCCCGATGATGCACGGGATCTGGGACGCGCTACCCTGGGCTGGTCTAGGCCTCGTGGGGGCGAGGAGGAGGGTTGTAGACGGCGAACTCGAGGTGGAGATATTCTACGAGAGGATCGCCTCGGATCTCGCGGTCTACACAACGATAGTAGTAGACCCTACTCTCGCCTCTGGTAAGACCATGACCAAAGTAGTCGAGCTAGTATCGGAGAGGGGTGGGCGGGACATTATCGCGGCGACTATTCTCGCCTCTAAGAGAGGTCTGGAGTACTTCTGGAGTAGACACCCGGGTGTCCCCGTTTACGCCATCGAGGTCGACCCCCTGCTGGACCACAGGTTCTTCATTGTACCGGGCATAGGAGACGCTGGGGACAGGAGTCTGACCCCCGACTATGTAACAAAGTACTAG
- a CDS encoding P-loop NTPase, producing MRLDYRLVLVKDKLTSLKKTYVVLSSKGGVGKSTLSSLLAFYAAERGIRVGLIDLDFTNPSTHIVLGVDPREVRYVEEKGIIPALVGKLSYVTPATFTRDSPLPLRGESVSRALFELISILRLDGLKYLFIDTPPGMSDEHMDIIYGLGEVVKPVVVTTPSPLSVSSVRKMISLLRESGLREILLVENMGEGGLVDVFKEPGVTYLGYVPFYPGFDNCIGSLENVRNCPLRGFFEKIVDRLVSGD from the coding sequence GTGCGTCTGGACTACAGGCTGGTGCTCGTCAAAGACAAGTTGACGTCGCTTAAGAAGACCTACGTTGTACTCAGCAGTAAAGGCGGTGTAGGCAAATCAACGCTCTCGTCATTGCTGGCATTTTACGCCGCCGAGAGGGGCATAAGAGTAGGTCTAATAGACCTGGACTTCACAAACCCGTCTACACACATAGTGCTAGGTGTCGACCCGAGGGAGGTGAGGTACGTGGAGGAGAAGGGTATAATCCCGGCTTTAGTCGGGAAACTTAGCTACGTTACCCCTGCGACTTTCACAAGGGACTCACCGCTACCTCTGAGAGGGGAAAGCGTGTCGAGAGCCCTTTTCGAGCTGATCTCTATACTCCGTTTGGACGGGCTAAAGTACCTGTTCATTGACACGCCTCCGGGGATGAGCGACGAGCACATGGACATAATCTACGGACTAGGAGAAGTCGTTAAGCCAGTGGTAGTAACGACTCCCAGCCCCTTGTCGGTGAGCAGTGTCAGGAAGATGATATCTCTCCTCCGGGAGTCCGGGCTGAGGGAGATCCTCTTGGTGGAGAACATGGGCGAGGGCGGTCTAGTGGACGTGTTTAAGGAGCCTGGGGTAACCTACCTAGGCTACGTGCCCTTCTATCCAGGCTTCGACAACTGTATCGGGTCTCTAGAGAACGTGAGGAATTGCCCGTTGAGGGGCTTCTTCGAGAAAATCGTAGACAGACTGGTGAGCGGAGACTAA
- the hypA gene encoding hydrogenase nickel incorporation protein HypA produces the protein MVHEWSLAEALLRYVASVYGPRIKTLKLRVGVLQSIDKEVLLFSIRELAGLYNVSLGDVVLEDEEALFKCNRCGYEWSFNPGDLGEEVKESIHFLPEAVFAYTKCPKCGSRDFKVVKGRGLEVAEVVPG, from the coding sequence ATGGTTCACGAGTGGAGCCTCGCGGAGGCGCTCTTAAGGTACGTTGCGAGCGTCTACGGTCCTAGGATCAAGACCTTGAAGCTGAGAGTGGGCGTGTTGCAGAGTATCGACAAGGAGGTACTCTTGTTCTCGATACGCGAGCTAGCTGGTTTGTACAACGTGAGTCTAGGAGACGTAGTACTGGAAGACGAGGAGGCACTATTCAAGTGCAACAGGTGTGGCTACGAGTGGTCCTTCAACCCGGGTGACCTAGGAGAGGAGGTGAAGGAGTCTATACACTTCCTGCCCGAGGCCGTCTTCGCCTACACCAAGTGCCCGAAATGCGGTAGTAGAGACTTCAAGGTAGTCAAGGGGAGAGGGCTGGAGGTAGCCGAGGTGGTCCCTGGCTAG
- a CDS encoding MFS transporter encodes MKSYLVELRLLLSGNVGVMAISWFLFALSSAIVMPFFSVYAKSLGASDIEISIMRSLGLVALAVFLPIGGLLTDIWGRVKPIIIGTFMVATIQFFYALAPDWRYLTVIWVVDNASHFYQPALTAILMDSMPRDKTMKGFMVLNAFSSLPWLFMPVVGGALFDMYGVSGIRWGFVLSGVIALVVSILRIKALKETFSPRDKDFSGVIVELAGYRPVLNKAIKYYVYTAFFNQLTLAVVNTFGAIYAINRLGMSAVDWGVATTLGTASSILTSLFLSARISVHSRKLTVAASSLIALGQLFLALPYINRGLIALVYVGVVVSNAGGLVVGSAISSILTHVLPIELRGRATGIQRTLETLGGAFASYVAGLMYTVLNPFNSLVTSFVIGIASTAYLAYIL; translated from the coding sequence GTGAAGAGCTACCTGGTAGAGCTGAGGCTCCTACTGTCCGGGAACGTCGGCGTAATGGCGATATCCTGGTTCTTGTTCGCCCTGAGCAGCGCTATAGTAATGCCGTTTTTCTCCGTTTACGCCAAGAGCCTGGGTGCTAGCGACATCGAGATCTCCATTATGAGGTCACTGGGCCTCGTGGCTCTCGCGGTGTTCCTGCCGATAGGCGGGCTACTGACGGATATCTGGGGTAGAGTAAAGCCTATTATAATAGGCACTTTCATGGTCGCGACCATACAGTTCTTCTACGCGCTCGCACCGGACTGGAGGTACCTTACCGTAATCTGGGTTGTTGACAACGCGAGCCACTTCTACCAGCCGGCTCTAACGGCTATACTAATGGACTCCATGCCGAGGGACAAGACCATGAAGGGCTTCATGGTATTGAACGCGTTCTCCAGCCTACCGTGGCTGTTCATGCCGGTGGTAGGGGGTGCCCTATTCGACATGTACGGTGTTAGCGGTATCAGGTGGGGGTTTGTACTATCGGGCGTAATAGCTTTAGTCGTGTCCATACTGAGGATCAAGGCGTTGAAAGAGACCTTCAGCCCGAGGGACAAGGACTTTTCAGGTGTGATAGTCGAGTTAGCCGGTTACCGCCCGGTGTTGAACAAGGCTATCAAGTACTACGTTTACACCGCCTTCTTCAACCAGTTGACACTCGCAGTGGTCAACACATTTGGGGCGATCTACGCCATTAACCGACTTGGTATGAGCGCTGTAGACTGGGGGGTCGCGACAACACTGGGGACGGCCTCCTCAATACTGACCTCTCTCTTTCTCTCCGCGCGTATAAGCGTGCACAGCAGGAAACTAACGGTCGCAGCGAGTTCTCTGATAGCCCTCGGTCAGCTCTTTCTAGCCCTCCCGTACATCAACAGGGGGCTGATAGCCCTCGTCTACGTGGGCGTGGTAGTCTCGAACGCCGGCGGCTTGGTAGTCGGTTCAGCTATATCTTCGATTCTAACACACGTCCTCCCTATAGAGTTGAGAGGTAGGGCTACAGGCATCCAGAGAACACTCGAGACCTTGGGAGGAGCGTTCGCCTCGTACGTGGCAGGGCTCATGTATACAGTACTAAACCCCTTCAACTCGCTTGTGACGTCGTTCGTTATCGGAATTGCCTCTACAGCGTATCTCGCTTATATACTATGA
- a CDS encoding hydroxymethylglutaryl-CoA reductase, degradative: MVVLSVFSVERTSRIQGFYKLDMEARLKIVADWAGLTEEEVRALSNLGNLPREVAESMIENVVGGMTYPFAVAVNFRINGRDYLVPMVIEEPSVVAAASNAAKMLREGEGIRSLAGPQEMIGQIHVVGCRAPHYKAMKILEAKQEILEEAKKSTPTIVGLGGGPRDLEVRVVDSRMGPILIVHVIVDVVDAMGANTINTVVESIAPLVERITGGEARLRILSNYATRRIVRAWARASPENVGGREIAERIVEASIIAEADPYRAVTHNKGIMNGIIAVALATAQDHRALEAGAHAYAARSGVYKPLSRWEIDEDGYLVGSLEIPLQVGTVGGATRVHPIAKIALKILSVKTAKELSEVMAAVGLAQNLAALRALVAEGIQRGHMRLHARNLVITAGATGDLVDKIADRMVRDGKISYEYAKQLLEAYLRGEKV; the protein is encoded by the coding sequence ATAGTAGTCTTATCGGTGTTTAGCGTGGAGAGGACTAGTAGGATACAGGGGTTCTACAAACTCGACATGGAGGCGAGGCTCAAGATCGTGGCGGACTGGGCCGGTTTAACCGAGGAGGAGGTAAGGGCTTTAAGCAACCTCGGCAACTTGCCGAGAGAAGTAGCTGAGTCCATGATAGAGAACGTCGTAGGCGGCATGACCTACCCGTTCGCTGTCGCAGTTAACTTCAGGATAAACGGTAGAGACTACCTAGTCCCCATGGTCATTGAAGAGCCGAGTGTAGTCGCAGCCGCCAGTAACGCCGCAAAGATGTTGAGGGAGGGCGAGGGGATCAGAAGCCTTGCAGGCCCGCAGGAAATGATCGGCCAGATACACGTAGTCGGGTGTAGGGCACCCCACTACAAGGCTATGAAGATCCTCGAAGCGAAACAAGAGATACTGGAGGAGGCGAAGAAGAGCACCCCGACTATTGTCGGCCTGGGCGGCGGCCCCAGGGACCTCGAGGTCAGGGTCGTGGACTCGAGGATGGGGCCTATTTTAATCGTCCACGTCATCGTCGACGTCGTCGACGCGATGGGTGCCAACACGATCAACACCGTTGTCGAGTCGATAGCCCCACTCGTCGAGAGGATAACGGGTGGGGAGGCGAGGCTAAGGATACTCTCGAACTACGCGACGAGAAGGATCGTGCGGGCATGGGCGAGAGCCAGCCCCGAAAACGTGGGCGGGAGAGAGATCGCGGAGAGGATAGTCGAGGCGAGTATAATAGCTGAGGCAGACCCTTACAGGGCTGTCACCCACAACAAGGGTATAATGAACGGGATCATAGCAGTTGCCCTCGCGACGGCACAGGACCACAGAGCCCTAGAAGCGGGGGCTCACGCGTACGCGGCTAGGTCGGGTGTCTACAAGCCCCTCAGTAGGTGGGAGATCGACGAGGACGGCTACCTTGTGGGATCCCTTGAGATACCACTTCAAGTGGGGACCGTCGGCGGCGCTACCCGAGTACACCCGATAGCGAAGATAGCCCTCAAGATACTGAGCGTTAAGACGGCGAAGGAGCTCTCCGAGGTCATGGCGGCCGTAGGGTTAGCGCAGAACCTGGCCGCGTTGAGGGCGCTCGTCGCTGAGGGTATTCAGCGTGGCCACATGAGGTTGCACGCCAGGAACCTGGTCATAACCGCGGGTGCTACAGGGGATCTCGTCGACAAGATTGCCGACAGAATGGTGAGAGACGGTAAGATCAGCTACGAGTACGCGAAGCAGCTGCTCGAGGCATATTTAAGAGGAGAGAAGGTCTAG
- a CDS encoding DEAD/DEAH box helicase produces the protein MRVEELESYGLRREYIHLLIKRGIEVLNPVQEEAVKGGLFSGLNIVVSAPTASGKTLVGEMGIVKAVQEGGKGVYLLPLRALANEKYDEFKALEELGFKVGISTGDYDSPAEDLEDKDVVIATYERFDSLLRIKPLWLRKVSTVVVDELHMINDPERGPVVEMIIARLRSLSARVIGLSATIGNPRELAEWLSAKLVDVAWRPVKLREGYYDKRSGSIVYADGGSEDVEDEFDDKILNLVSQSLSKGIQVLVFVHNRRRVEELAETTAALIGASKSKGLTSDVVERLSESPSRMEREKLLALMEKGVGYHHAGLSIQARRAVEEAFRARALSAVFATPTLAAGVNLPARRVIVSIKRYDPTSSKMVNIPVFEYKQMAGRAGRPRYDEIGEAIIADAKSEKEALKYINSGPENIVSKVSSERSLRIHTLSLIAGGDAGDLKKVMDIYSQTLGAKQYGGIEVFSNQVEKAIRALVEMRMVEELDGGLKATRLGKLTSFTYLDPLTVHYCIKYRPEDFDELDVLHLITTSVDYVRSRPYIPDSVVEVFEDEALHSGLARRVGLGRMSSVEIDNLITGYVHALVLRDWINEVDEDRIASKYEIGPGDLFTMRETVAWIAGSLAKIERLLGNVTFSTRLNRLSVRVQYGVKEDALELIRLRGIGRVRARILINHGIRTLQDLAKTPRSKLLSLPGFGVRLVESIYEELRSMGFRVEG, from the coding sequence TTGAGAGTTGAAGAGCTCGAGTCTTACGGGCTGAGAAGGGAGTACATCCACCTGTTGATTAAGAGGGGTATAGAGGTACTCAACCCAGTACAGGAGGAGGCCGTGAAGGGCGGCCTCTTCTCCGGCCTCAACATCGTTGTCTCAGCCCCTACAGCAAGCGGCAAGACGCTCGTAGGAGAGATGGGGATCGTCAAGGCGGTTCAAGAAGGGGGTAAAGGGGTTTACCTGCTCCCCTTAAGGGCTCTCGCTAACGAGAAGTACGACGAGTTCAAGGCGCTCGAAGAGCTGGGCTTCAAAGTGGGTATATCGACAGGAGACTACGACTCCCCCGCGGAAGACCTCGAAGACAAAGACGTGGTGATCGCGACGTATGAGAGGTTCGACAGCCTTCTTAGGATTAAGCCGCTCTGGCTCAGGAAGGTTAGCACAGTCGTGGTAGACGAGCTCCACATGATCAACGACCCGGAGAGGGGTCCCGTTGTCGAGATGATAATAGCGAGGCTCAGGTCGCTCTCCGCGCGGGTTATAGGCTTGTCGGCGACGATAGGGAACCCTAGGGAGTTGGCCGAGTGGCTCAGCGCGAAGCTAGTCGACGTAGCGTGGCGGCCTGTCAAGCTGAGGGAGGGCTACTACGACAAGAGGTCTGGTAGCATAGTTTACGCCGACGGGGGATCGGAGGACGTTGAAGACGAGTTCGATGATAAAATACTCAACCTGGTCTCCCAGTCCCTTTCTAAGGGCATCCAGGTCCTGGTTTTCGTCCACAACAGGAGGAGGGTTGAAGAGCTAGCCGAGACCACGGCTGCGTTGATCGGCGCCTCTAAGTCCAAGGGGCTTACAAGCGACGTTGTAGAGAGGTTGTCAGAGAGCCCCAGTCGAATGGAGAGAGAAAAACTACTCGCATTGATGGAGAAAGGAGTCGGCTACCACCACGCGGGCTTGTCTATTCAGGCGAGGAGGGCCGTCGAGGAGGCCTTTAGGGCTAGAGCCCTCAGCGCCGTGTTCGCGACCCCGACTCTCGCCGCAGGCGTCAATCTGCCTGCCAGGAGGGTCATTGTCTCAATAAAGCGGTACGACCCTACATCGTCTAAGATGGTGAACATCCCGGTCTTCGAGTACAAGCAGATGGCGGGTAGAGCCGGTAGACCTAGATACGACGAGATCGGCGAGGCGATCATAGCCGACGCGAAGAGCGAGAAGGAGGCCCTGAAGTACATAAACTCGGGCCCCGAAAACATCGTGAGCAAGGTATCGAGCGAGAGGAGTCTGAGGATTCACACCCTCTCGCTGATAGCCGGGGGAGACGCGGGCGACTTAAAGAAGGTGATGGATATCTACAGCCAGACGCTAGGGGCCAAGCAGTACGGCGGTATAGAAGTCTTCTCGAACCAAGTCGAGAAAGCGATAAGAGCGCTAGTCGAGATGAGAATGGTCGAGGAACTCGATGGCGGTCTTAAGGCGACTAGACTCGGTAAGCTCACGTCGTTCACGTACCTCGACCCACTAACGGTACACTACTGCATCAAGTACAGACCAGAAGACTTCGACGAGCTGGACGTCCTACACTTGATTACAACCTCTGTCGACTATGTCAGGAGTAGACCCTACATACCCGACAGCGTAGTGGAGGTCTTCGAGGACGAGGCTCTCCACTCGGGCCTAGCGCGGAGGGTAGGGTTGGGCAGAATGAGCTCGGTCGAAATAGACAACTTGATAACGGGCTACGTCCACGCGCTCGTCCTCAGAGACTGGATAAACGAGGTGGACGAGGACAGGATAGCGAGCAAGTACGAGATCGGCCCAGGCGACCTCTTCACCATGAGAGAGACGGTCGCCTGGATCGCCGGCTCCCTCGCCAAGATCGAGAGACTTCTAGGCAACGTCACGTTCTCTACGCGATTGAACCGGCTATCGGTCCGGGTCCAGTACGGAGTTAAGGAAGACGCTCTTGAGCTGATAAGACTCAGGGGGATCGGGAGGGTCAGGGCGAGGATCCTGATAAACCATGGTATTAGGACCCTTCAAGACCTTGCGAAGACGCCTAGGAGCAAGCTACTATCCCTCCCAGGCTTTGGTGTTAGGCTAGTCGAGTCTATTTACGAGGAACTGAGGAGCATGGGCTTTAGGGTCGAAGGCTAA